One Lycium barbarum isolate Lr01 chromosome 5, ASM1917538v2, whole genome shotgun sequence genomic window carries:
- the LOC132641655 gene encoding probable histone chaperone ASF1A, translated as MSAVNITNVAVLDNPSPFLSPFQFEISYECLAALKDDLEWKLTYVGSAEDDTYDQLLESVFVGPVNVGKYRFVLQADPPEPSKIREEDIIGVTVLLLTCSYVGQEFIRVGYYVNNDYDDEQLKEEPPQKVLVDRVQRNILVDKPRVTKFPINFHPENDESGEQAPPPDNATEENVLGEEPISSPNKCNVQSPQT; from the exons ATGAGTGCCGTCAACATTACAAACGTCGCCGTATTGGATAATCCGTCACCGTTTCTCAGTCCTTTTCAGTTCGAGATCTCTTATGAATGCCTCGCTGCTCTTAAAGATG atttagagtggaaGTTAACATATGTGGGATCTGCTGAAGATGACACTTATGACCAACTCTTAGAAAGTGTATTTGTTGGACCAGTAAATGTTGGGAAATATCGTTTTGTGCTTCAG GCTGACCCCCCTGAACCATCCAAAATTCGTGAAGAAGATATTATTGGTGTCACGGTATTGCTATTAACATGCTCTTACGTGGGGCAAGAATTTATTCGGGTAGGATATTATGTGAacaatgattatgatgatgaacAATTAAAAGAGGAACCACCTCAGAAGGTTTTGGTTGATAGGGTCCAGAGGAATATTTTGGTTGACAAACCCCGAGTCACGAAATTCCCCATTAATTTCCATCCAGAAAATGATGAAAGTGGAGAACAGGCTCCTCCTCCTGACAATGCCACAGAAGAAAATGTGCTTGGAGAAGAACCAATTTCTTCACCCAATAAATGTAATGTGCAGAGTCCTCAAACTTGA